DNA sequence from the Salminus brasiliensis chromosome 3, fSalBra1.hap2, whole genome shotgun sequence genome:
GTCACTTTGAGTCCAATGGAACAAGCTGCCCTGCAACTTGCAGTAACCCCTCCTCACCTTTAAATTGCCCCTTGCCAAACCAGCAGAGCTGCATCTGTGATGCAGGATATGTCCTAAGTGCTGGGGAATGTGTTCCTCAAGCTAACTGTGGCTGTACCTTTGAAGGGCTCTACTATGCCAGTGGTCAGTCAGTGGTATTGGACGAGAATTGTGGGAGGCAGTGTTCCTGCCTCAACGGAGGAATGAGCTGCCAAACCTTCCAGTGTGGTCCACAGGAGATGTGTGCAATCCATAATGGTGTGAGAGGCTGCAGACCAATAGGTTATTCCACCTGTTGGGTTGAAGGACCAGGCTCATATCACACCTTTGATGGACTGATGTTCAGCTACCCAGGAGCCTGTGAGCTTACTCTCGCTAGGGTAATGGGACTTTCTTCACGACCTAACTTTGCAGTAACAGTTCAGAAACAGCCTAGAGGCCCTCAGAACTTTTCCAGAGTGCTGACGTTTCAGGCAGAGGGAACTCATGTTTCTATAAAGATGggagaaggaggaacagcaacGGTAAGCTAGCTTTTCAATCACTTCTTCACTAAACAGTGCACAGCTTTATGGGTAAATGTGATTCAATCACTGATCTCAAAGTTTAAGGTTGTATTTTTTTCAGGTGGATGGTCAGGTAGTTGCTCTGCCGTTTAGTGTTGGCAGTGGTCGAATCCATATCTACCACAGCAGTGTGAAGGGTATAATCATGGAAACCACCTTTGGGGTAACTGTGCGAGCTGACTGGCCACACCTCATCCGAATCACTGCCCCCAGTACCTACAATGGCACACTCGGTGGGCTGTGTGGAAATCTGAATGGATACCGTGAAGATGAGTTCCTCAGTCCCATTGGAGTCTTGATGAATGACTCCCGGATGTTTGGGGATAGCTGGCGGGATGGATCCCTCTCAGCCTTCTGTGAAGAATCAACCGACATCTGGCAACGAGGATATTATCGGAACAGCAGCCAGTTCAGACAGCAATGCAGTATCATGGCCTCACCATTTGGACCATTTGCTCAATGCCACAGCAGCCTGGATCCCTTGATAAGGGTAGAAGATTGCATCAGTTCCCTGCAACAGACAGATGGGGCAAAGGAGGCCTTGTGTGAGGCCCTGCGAGGGTACGCTGTGCTCTGTCAGCAAACTGGCAGTGTTGTGCAAGAATGGAGAAACATCACTGACTGTGGTGAGTGCTGAAAAATATTTTCATTAGATTTGTCATTGTATAAACTTTCAAATATAGACAACATCAACAAgtactttttcctttttctacTACAGAGTTCCCCTGCCCAGCCAACAGCCACTATCAGCTGTGTGGTACTTCCTGCCCGGCAGCCTGCCCTAGTCTCTCATTCCCCTTTCTGTGCAGCCAAAACTGCCAGGAAGGATGCCAGTGTAATGATGGGCTACTTCTAAGTGGAGACCGCTGTGTGCCTCCTATGGGCTGTGGCTGTCTCCATGAAGGGCACTACAGGCAGGGTGGAGAGCGGTTCTGGCATGGTGAGCAGTGCCAGTCCCAGTGTGTCTGTGATGGAACTACAGGTTTTGTCCGCTGCAGCCCATCATCGTGCAGTGAGCAGGAAACCTGTCGAATTGTTGGGGGAGAATATGGCTGCCACCCTCAACCCCATGCCACATGCTCTGCTTCAGGAGATCCCCACTACACCTCTTTCGATGGACGCACGTTTGACTTCCAGGGCACCTGCAGATACATCCTGGCAACTGTATGCAATAACACTCGAGGGCTACCGTATTTCCAGGTTGTTGCAAGAAATGAAGCATGGAACGGACTCCCGGTGTCAATCACTGTTGAAGTGTACGTTAATGTCTCAGGACATCTTGTTCACGTCTCACACAACATGCgtggcactgctgaggtaaGCAACAAATATAAACTCTGTAGGATCAAGCAACTACTACAAAGTTAAAGATTGTATTACAAGATGGTGTTGAATTTTGTTAGCACAAAAGATTTCTTCAAGGAATGAAATCAATAGGATTTTAAAGACTACTGCATGATTCTTGTTTGTTTCCATTAGATTGACAGTGAGACCAAGAATCTTCCGGTCCTCCTCGATTCTGGCCGTGTCTCTGTTTACTCCAGCGGGCAGAACACATTCATTACAACTGACTTTGGCCTAAGTGTCAGTTACGATGGCTCCTGGGTAGTGCGCATCACTGTCCCAGCTAATTACAGCGGAGCGACATGTGGCCTGTGTGGTAACTTCAATGGCCAGAAGAATGACGATTTCCGCATTCGCTCGGGTGCACTGGCTCCTTCAGCTTTTCAGTTTGGAGCTGACTGGAAGGTTGAAAACGACACTTCATGCAGTGACGGATGTGGAGACTCCTGTTCAACATGTCAAAACCCAGTTGCAGCACAGGCTCAGTGTGAGATCCTCAGGGACAGACAGGGTCCCGTGAGTTTCTGCCATTCCCACGTGGACCCCCAGGCCTATTTTGATGACTGTGCATTTGACTTATGCCTTTCTGGGAACCGACATGATGTACTGTGCCGTTCTATCCAAACATATGTGAGTGCTTGCCAGTCTGCCAATGCCCCGATCTTCCCCTGGAGGCAGAACACAACCTGCCGTAAGTGATTCACTGGAATCTGAAGTTCTTAAATGGTGAAAGAGTATAAATTTGAGGTTTTATGTTTTAAAGCGTTCTAGTTTCACTATCATGTAGCAGTGTAGAATTGATCCCCACAGGTTTAGAAGTAAACAAAAATACTTGTTGTTGAACTAAAGTTAAGTGACTGTGTGACCTTGTTGCATTTCGTAAATTCACAGGCATGGACTGTCCCGTGAACAGCCACTATGAGCTTTGTGGCACAGACTGTGGGCATACCTGTGCAAGCAGCATTGATGCTGTATGCAAGCATACATGCTCAGAGGGCTGCTTCTGTAATGAAGGCTTTGTGAGAAGTGGAGGAGTCTGTGTACCAGTAGAACAATGTGGCTGCCTGTACAATGGATTCTATTTCAATGTGAGTTCCCAACAACTTTCCATTCATATAGTAAAGTGCAGAGCCTCAATAAAAATGGGcattttttattgttaatattCAAAAACTATAATGTCCTCATATACTTTGGTTTTGCAGATTGGTGACAAGTTTTGGACCCCAGAATGTTCACAACGCTGTGAGTGCTTTGCTCCCAATGACCTGCGCTGCACCGCCTCATCCTGCTTTCCCTCCCAAGAGTGTACCATCAGGAATGGACAACATGGATGCTATAGCACAATGCCCTCATGCATGGTCTGGGGTGATCCCCATTACCTCACCTTTGATGGAGCTGTAGCCACCTTCCAGGCAAGTATAGATTCAGTGAACACAGTTAAAATGCTGATCTTTGAATTAATGGGACAAGATCTCAAGTGTCTCACAAAGGTTTTCAGATGTTGATATTTCATGAAACCTTTTCAGGGCACTTGCTCATATGAGATATCGAAGACCTGCAGGAATGTCTCAGACAGCGGCCTGGAATTCGTAGTGGTGGCAACCAACATGCACCGTGAGAACAAGGCTGTGTCCTTTGCATCTACAGTCGACATATGGCTTACTAAATGGGGACAGCGGAAACAGATTACTATTGGACAGAACAAGAGAGTCAAGGTATCCATCTTTCCTGTTGGGAATGAGAAGTGTGGGAATCTTgtcattctttctttccttcatcAGTTTGTGTTCTGATCTCGCTGCAGGTTGATGGGACAGACGTGGACTCATCTGCTTTTGGAATCGGACAGCTTGCAGAAGTATATCGGGAGCAAGATTTTGTGGTTGTTAATGCATCCAGTGAGCTAATGGTCTACTTTGATGGCCATTTCACACTTTTGGTGAGGCTGGGTCCAAGCTTCCATGGATCTGTCTGTGGAATGTGTGGCAACAATAATGGAGACCCTGCAGATGACAAAGCTATGCCAAATGGAGTTCTTGCACCCAGTGATGATATTCTTGGCAACAGCTGGAGATCAGCTATGAGTACCCCAGGGTAGTTACCTCTATCTTGATTAAATTACAATAGATACAAAAATAAGTGAAAGAGCTGATTGTGACCCAAATCtatcttaataataattatacacTTAATTTAAAATTTAGACAACAACTGTTTTTTTCTACTTTTAAAACCAACAATTTACACTTCCTGACACTATCcctgattttctttttcagaTGTGGAACTAATGACCAGAGAGTTGATGTGAATGACTGCCCCTTCAGACAGGAGTACTCTGAAGTCTGCAGCATCATCACCAACACCAGTGGACCCTTCCAGCTCTGCCATGTTCATGTCAACCCTGTAGTTTACTTCAACTCCTGTGTGTATGACCTATGTGTCTACTCATCAGCCAATGGCATGCTGTGTTCAGCTCTGGAGGCCTATGAGGTTGCTTGCACCACGATGGGCCTTCAGATCTCAGACTGGCGGTCAGATCTAGGTTGCTGTAAGTCGGCTTTATTTATGGATCTGTCTCAGGATTAGATGTAGTTCACATTTTACTGATTAATGATGTTATTGTAAAGTGCCTATTGTCCATTGttactttttctctctctttagcgAGGGTGGACCCTTGTGCAGAGCTGAACTGCACTGCCGATGAATGGTGTGGGGAGAAAGACAACATCTATGGCTGCTTCTGCAATGAGAATCATCCTAGACCG
Encoded proteins:
- the LOC140551121 gene encoding alpha-tectorin-like — its product is MPESCVGQGRCGTDIPLWLNGSHPHLEDGVVTRQVCGSWYGDCCYFKSFPIQVKACPGNYYVYEFVSPVTCASAYCADVASITPPEIPETSTVATTTTDVFSDFYSEITTTQTNPPETTTVQVNTTTGPFYLFGVRAGDIVNGKIDDGGSPVISLLQSFTFFGKTYSQVFVNNNGHLTFDQAWNSFTPYQFPANGGRDLIAAFWTDIDNRGNGVISYQQYTSGSVLSQATQDINQYFPQLHFNATWVFVATWDKVAYFPYSGTETSFQAVLISDGRLSFILMNYGQIAPTSRSVQAGYDTDDSSYYFSIPGSFQYNYNVFTYSSNVNVTGRWAFRVDHGSQRCEFNGNNVPQGTTFWTDSSCWQRCTCTRRGLQCSSQPCTFSQACRPAAFQYSCQNIQRKTCTISGDPHYYTFDNQIFHFQGTCTYVLSEACGDGLPYYRIEGKNEHRGSTHVSWTRLVRVFVYDEELELVKDHRYEAKVNGSFAATPFSLRNGSIQVYQSGFSVAISTDFGLVVTYDAYSYVTISVPYDYQNATCGLCGNFNYHPDDDFRTPLGDVLSSDVDFANSWKASGDTDPGCQNTHCSGLRCAACTTVQRNLYSNSDYCGILADSAGPFTSCHSSLAPQTFIENCIYDLCVGGGYQPILCQALNVYAAQCQQQGIQLGQWRRQGFCEISCPRHSHFESNGTSCPATCSNPSSPLNCPLPNQQSCICDAGYVLSAGECVPQANCGCTFEGLYYASGQSVVLDENCGRQCSCLNGGMSCQTFQCGPQEMCAIHNGVRGCRPIGYSTCWVEGPGSYHTFDGLMFSYPGACELTLARVMGLSSRPNFAVTVQKQPRGPQNFSRVLTFQAEGTHVSIKMGEGGTATVDGQVVALPFSVGSGRIHIYHSSVKGIIMETTFGVTVRADWPHLIRITAPSTYNGTLGGLCGNLNGYREDEFLSPIGVLMNDSRMFGDSWRDGSLSAFCEESTDIWQRGYYRNSSQFRQQCSIMASPFGPFAQCHSSLDPLIRVEDCISSLQQTDGAKEALCEALRGYAVLCQQTGSVVQEWRNITDCEFPCPANSHYQLCGTSCPAACPSLSFPFLCSQNCQEGCQCNDGLLLSGDRCVPPMGCGCLHEGHYRQGGERFWHGEQCQSQCVCDGTTGFVRCSPSSCSEQETCRIVGGEYGCHPQPHATCSASGDPHYTSFDGRTFDFQGTCRYILATVCNNTRGLPYFQVVARNEAWNGLPVSITVEVYVNVSGHLVHVSHNMRGTAEIDSETKNLPVLLDSGRVSVYSSGQNTFITTDFGLSVSYDGSWVVRITVPANYSGATCGLCGNFNGQKNDDFRIRSGALAPSAFQFGADWKVENDTSCSDGCGDSCSTCQNPVAAQAQCEILRDRQGPVSFCHSHVDPQAYFDDCAFDLCLSGNRHDVLCRSIQTYVSACQSANAPIFPWRQNTTCRMDCPVNSHYELCGTDCGHTCASSIDAVCKHTCSEGCFCNEGFVRSGGVCVPVEQCGCLYNGFYFNIGDKFWTPECSQRCECFAPNDLRCTASSCFPSQECTIRNGQHGCYSTMPSCMVWGDPHYLTFDGAVATFQGTCSYEISKTCRNVSDSGLEFVVVATNMHRENKAVSFASTVDIWLTKWGQRKQITIGQNKRVKVDGTDVDSSAFGIGQLAEVYREQDFVVVNASSELMVYFDGHFTLLVRLGPSFHGSVCGMCGNNNGDPADDKAMPNGVLAPSDDILGNSWRSAMSTPGCGTNDQRVDVNDCPFRQEYSEVCSIITNTSGPFQLCHVHVNPVVYFNSCVYDLCVYSSANGMLCSALEAYEVACTTMGLQISDWRSDLGCSRVDPCAELNCTADEWCGEKDNIYGCFCNENHPRPRIESYDSKEQCESSSGTMSLSRCQLFEAGFSADVLHLSDPNCTGTLQNGRLVFRFDNDDHICGTNLMANGTHFIYTNAIQGVTDSAGGPIHRKKHLELSFSCIYQLSQTLSMDTELNPLQSIVRKTLPDGQGMYQVRMIPYQDAALSHPYNGNVSVVVDQRIHVGVFVQGVDSHQIATVIDSCWATPVNDQHYDVRWNLIVNRCPNPDDKTVNVLQNGVATTGLFSFKMFAFNGRYDKVYLHCSIHLCLLRGNNCAAHCFPGFHHRVGRSVDIHDMASISVGPFMWTS